A DNA window from Mucilaginibacter xinganensis contains the following coding sequences:
- a CDS encoding DUF6427 family protein — MISFFKALNPLNILWLAVILFISRIGFILVSQDKTTFAFAEPVARLLISPGNFLNPGSTGTNILLAGIVVFAQALLLNHLVNHHNLLGKPTFLPALMYITLSGLFTPFLVLSPPLLCNFLIIWMLFKLFSFYKSNDAKSAAFDLGMMIAIGTIIYLPFIYFFLALCVALIIFRPLNWREILAGVVGYVTIFFFLAVYYYMNESLGQFYSIWLPLGTKFPDSINIHYYSFLVLVPVVVILSLCFVKLQQNFFKSYVQIRKSFQLLFVVFLIASLSFYVKTPFNLNHFLLCAVPCSVFFSYYFLYAKNKWFYESLYLLLLISIIYFQFNKF; from the coding sequence ATGATCAGTTTTTTTAAAGCGCTCAATCCGCTTAATATTTTATGGCTTGCAGTTATCCTGTTCATTTCACGGATAGGTTTTATACTTGTATCTCAGGATAAAACAACGTTTGCCTTTGCCGAACCCGTTGCCAGGCTGCTGATCTCGCCGGGAAATTTTCTTAACCCCGGCTCAACAGGCACCAACATATTACTTGCAGGCATAGTGGTATTTGCCCAGGCATTGTTGCTGAACCATTTGGTTAATCATCATAATTTACTTGGGAAGCCTACCTTTTTACCGGCTTTAATGTATATTACTTTATCAGGTTTATTTACACCTTTTTTGGTGCTGAGCCCACCGTTGCTATGTAATTTTTTGATTATATGGATGCTGTTTAAGTTATTCAGCTTTTATAAAAGCAACGATGCCAAGTCTGCTGCGTTCGATTTGGGAATGATGATAGCTATCGGCACAATTATATATCTGCCTTTTATATACTTTTTTTTGGCGTTGTGTGTGGCCCTCATCATTTTCAGGCCACTGAACTGGCGCGAAATTTTAGCTGGTGTTGTTGGATATGTAACCATATTCTTTTTTCTTGCGGTGTATTATTATATGAACGAAAGTCTGGGGCAGTTTTACAGCATCTGGCTTCCGCTCGGAACAAAGTTTCCTGATAGCATAAATATTCATTATTACAGCTTCCTCGTGCTGGTGCCAGTGGTAGTAATACTTTCGCTTTGTTTTGTTAAGCTGCAGCAAAATTTTTTTAAAAGTTATGTGCAGATCCGGAAGTCGTTTCAGTTGTTGTTTGTTGTTTTTTTAATTGCATCCTTGTCGTTTTATGTAAAAACACCTTTTAATTTGAATCACTTTTTATTGTGTGCAGTGCCTTGCTCGGTATTTTTTTCGTATTATTTTCTGTATGCTAAAAACAAATGGTTTTATGAATCACTGTATTTATTGCTGCTAATCAGCATTATCTATTTTCAGTTTAACAAATTTTAA
- a CDS encoding DinB family protein, whose amino-acid sequence MNIAKERSAIDKALDDYRAKLDTISDELFTKNPEDGGWSYAEVYSHILKATLGSSIALERCTHSNCEPTKKGLTLLGCYMMLMGSFPPVRVKMSEALAAKMPAEKISKEDARNLIVKCRKRIDDTAPLIKDSSPNFRSKHPRLGMLTAGQWFKFIRIHLYHHLKQLGRIENKFPAM is encoded by the coding sequence ATGAATATTGCCAAAGAGCGCAGCGCGATTGACAAAGCATTAGATGATTACCGCGCTAAGCTGGATACCATCTCTGATGAGCTTTTTACCAAAAATCCGGAGGACGGAGGATGGTCATATGCGGAGGTGTATTCACATATACTGAAGGCTACCCTCGGTTCATCAATTGCATTGGAGCGCTGCACGCACAGTAACTGCGAGCCAACTAAAAAAGGATTAACATTACTTGGGTGTTATATGATGTTGATGGGCAGCTTTCCGCCCGTTAGGGTGAAAATGTCTGAAGCGTTAGCTGCTAAGATGCCAGCCGAAAAGATCAGTAAGGAAGATGCCAGGAATTTAATTGTGAAGTGCCGTAAGCGTATTGATGATACAGCGCCTTTGATAAAAGATTCATCACCAAATTTTCGGAGTAAACACCCGCGGCTTGGCATGCTCACGGCCGGACAATGGTTTAAATTTATTCGTATTCACCTGTACCATCATTTAAAACAATTGGGGCGTATTGAAAATAAATTTCCTGCAATGTGA
- a CDS encoding UDP-2,3-diacylglucosamine diphosphatase, which yields MAKREVDIVVISDVHLGTYGCHAKELLKYLKSIKPKMLILNGDIIDIWQFSKSYWPETHMKVVRRILKFVTEGIPVYYLTGNHDEMLRKFADFNMGSFQLLNKVVLNIDGEKAWIFHGDVFDVTMQHSKWLAKLGAVGYDTLILINSFTNWLLTAIGRPKMSFSQKIKARFKEAVKFINQFEQTAADLAVEKGYQYVICGHIHHAEIRKMEATEKTGSVLYLNSGDWVESLTALEYNNKNWTIFKYEPADFNGDADEEDKTDAEDLDARLDVRILLERFKMEQD from the coding sequence ATGGCAAAACGCGAAGTTGATATTGTTGTTATATCTGACGTGCACTTAGGCACGTATGGATGCCACGCCAAAGAATTGCTCAAATACCTGAAGAGCATAAAGCCGAAGATGCTTATTTTGAACGGCGATATTATTGATATATGGCAGTTCAGTAAATCATACTGGCCAGAAACCCACATGAAGGTGGTTCGCCGCATCCTAAAGTTTGTAACCGAAGGCATCCCTGTTTATTATTTAACCGGCAACCATGATGAAATGCTGCGCAAGTTTGCTGATTTCAACATGGGGTCGTTCCAATTGCTGAATAAAGTGGTGTTAAATATAGATGGCGAAAAAGCATGGATCTTTCATGGTGATGTTTTTGATGTGACTATGCAGCATTCCAAATGGCTGGCAAAGTTAGGCGCGGTAGGATATGACACACTAATATTGATCAATAGCTTTACCAACTGGCTGCTTACTGCAATAGGCAGGCCGAAAATGAGCTTTTCGCAAAAAATTAAGGCCCGGTTTAAAGAGGCTGTGAAATTTATTAACCAGTTTGAACAAACTGCTGCCGATCTGGCTGTCGAAAAAGGCTACCAGTATGTAATTTGCGGCCACATCCATCATGCCGAAATAAGGAAAATGGAAGCGACAGAAAAAACGGGCTCTGTGCTTTATCTCAACTCGGGCGATTGGGTTGAGAGCCTCACCGCACTGGAATACAACAATAAGAACTGGACCATATTTAAATATGAGCCCGCCGATTTTAACGGCGATGCTGACGAAGAAGATAAAACGGATGCGGAAGACCTGGACGCCCGCCTTGACGTGAGGATTTTATTGGAAAGATTTAAAATGGAACAGGATTGA
- a CDS encoding glycosyltransferase family protein — MKILFGIQGTGNGHISRAREIVPLLQHYGEVDLLVSGTEAEVTLAQPLKYKFHGFSFVFGTNGGVDNWATFKLMNLPRLWRDIRSLPLKQYDLIINDFEPVSAWACKLQKIPSVSLSHQCSFVSPKTPRPAKRSYAEWLLKYYSPTTHHIGFHFERYDDFIHTPVIRSEIRNLKTSNLGHYTVYLPAYDDKLLTRELGKTNKNWQIFSKRQKTHYKKGNVEIFPVNNQDFNNSLASCEGLLTGGGFEGPAEALFLQKKVLMIPMKGQYEQQCNAIAAARLGVPVIHEIDDQFVYRVNNWINDDKKVVVDFPDETAQIVENMVKKYAR, encoded by the coding sequence ATGAAAATACTTTTCGGAATACAGGGAACGGGGAACGGCCACATAAGCCGTGCACGTGAAATTGTGCCTTTGTTGCAACACTATGGCGAAGTTGATCTGCTGGTGAGTGGCACCGAGGCCGAGGTGACGCTGGCCCAACCCCTTAAATATAAATTTCACGGTTTTAGCTTTGTGTTTGGAACCAATGGCGGTGTTGACAACTGGGCCACATTTAAGCTGATGAATTTACCCCGCCTTTGGCGCGACATCCGTAGCCTGCCTTTAAAACAGTACGACCTTATAATAAATGATTTTGAACCAGTGAGTGCCTGGGCCTGCAAACTGCAAAAAATACCATCGGTATCATTAAGCCACCAATGCTCATTTGTTTCGCCTAAAACACCGAGGCCTGCCAAACGGAGTTATGCGGAATGGTTGCTTAAATACTATTCCCCAACTACCCACCATATTGGGTTTCACTTTGAGCGGTATGATGACTTTATACATACGCCTGTTATCCGCAGTGAGATCCGCAATCTGAAAACCTCAAATTTAGGGCATTACACTGTTTATCTGCCTGCCTATGATGATAAACTGCTAACCCGGGAACTGGGTAAGACCAATAAAAACTGGCAAATTTTTTCCAAACGACAGAAGACACATTATAAAAAAGGCAATGTGGAGATCTTCCCGGTAAACAACCAGGATTTTAATAATAGCCTGGCCAGTTGCGAAGGCTTATTAACAGGTGGCGGCTTTGAAGGACCTGCCGAAGCACTGTTTTTGCAGAAAAAGGTGCTGATGATTCCTATGAAAGGGCAGTATGAACAGCAATGCAATGCCATTGCGGCAGCAAGGCTTGGTGTGCCGGTAATTCATGAAATTGACGACCAGTTTGTTTACCGGGTAAATAACTGGATAAATGATGATAAAAAGGTAGTTGTTGATTTTCCTGACGAAACTGCTCAGATAGTGGAAAATATGGTAAAAAAATACGCAAGATAA